The Anabaena sp. WA102 genome contains a region encoding:
- a CDS encoding putative 2-dehydropantoate 2-reductase — protein sequence MDKRTYAILGTGALGGFYGAKLQKSGLEVHYLLKSDYQQVRENGLIIESKDGDFTLPQVNAYNNVDKMPPCDVVIISLKTTQNQLLPHLLPPIVKDDGVVLVLQNGLDIEAEVAEIVNNVSIIGGLCFLCANKVAPGHIHHLDYGQITLGEYKSNYQLTGITKKIREVTTDFENAGISIEMLEDLLLGRWKKLVWNIPYNGLSVILDGRTDELMTDIHTRQLVESLMWEVVAGAKSTGRIIPESFIQTMLDYTTRMKPYRTSMKIDFDEKRPLEVDAIFGNPLRKAELAGVNLQQIRCLYQQLKFLDMKNRS from the coding sequence ATGGATAAACGCACTTATGCAATATTAGGAACCGGCGCATTAGGTGGATTTTATGGCGCAAAACTCCAAAAATCCGGTTTAGAAGTTCACTATTTACTCAAAAGTGATTACCAACAGGTAAGGGAAAATGGTCTCATTATTGAGTCTAAAGACGGTGATTTCACCCTCCCCCAAGTTAATGCTTATAACAATGTAGACAAAATGCCACCGTGTGATGTGGTAATAATATCACTAAAAACAACCCAAAATCAACTTTTACCCCATTTATTACCACCAATAGTTAAAGATGACGGGGTAGTATTGGTATTACAAAATGGACTGGATATAGAAGCAGAAGTTGCAGAAATTGTCAATAATGTCAGCATTATTGGGGGTTTATGTTTTCTCTGTGCTAATAAAGTTGCACCAGGACATATTCATCATTTAGATTATGGACAAATTACTTTAGGTGAGTATAAATCTAATTATCAATTAACCGGCATTACTAAAAAAATACGGGAAGTTACCACAGATTTTGAAAATGCTGGTATATCTATAGAAATGTTAGAAGATCTACTATTAGGACGTTGGAAAAAGTTAGTCTGGAATATTCCCTATAATGGCTTATCTGTAATTCTTGATGGGAGAACAGATGAATTGATGACGGATATTCACACTCGTCAGTTAGTGGAAAGTTTGATGTGGGAGGTAGTCGCAGGGGCAAAAAGTACAGGGAGAATTATTCCTGAAAGTTTTATTCAAACCATGTTAGATTACACCACAAGAATGAAACCCTACCGCACCAGTATGAAAATTGATTTTGATGAAAAGCGTCCTTTAGAAGTAGACGCAATTTTTGGTAATCCATTAAGAAAAGCAGAATTAGCAGGTGTAAATTTGCAGCAAATTCGTTGTTTATATCAACAATTAAAGTTTTTGGATATGAAAAATAGAAGTTAA